In the genome of Paenibacillus pabuli, one region contains:
- a CDS encoding helix-turn-helix domain-containing protein has product MKGIDHKSKFLLTHREREVFELLVQDKTTRDIAGQLFISEKTVRNHISNVMQKLNVKGRSQAVVELIKLGELKI; this is encoded by the coding sequence TTGAAGGGTATCGATCATAAAAGCAAATTTCTGTTGACCCACCGTGAACGCGAAGTATTCGAATTACTGGTTCAGGACAAAACGACGCGTGACATCGCAGGGCAGTTATTCATCAGCGAGAAAACGGTGCGTAACCATATTTCGAATGTGATGCAGAAACTCAATGTTAAGGGTCGTTCGCAAGCAGTTGTAGAGCTGATTAAGCTCGGAGAACTGAAGATTTAG